From Cataglyphis hispanica isolate Lineage 1 chromosome 3, ULB_Chis1_1.0, whole genome shotgun sequence, a single genomic window includes:
- the LOC126848315 gene encoding endoribonuclease Dcr-1 isoform X1: MAFPLNDQVYTKSFTPREYQVELLYAAKEKNIIACLGKNSEQTFLAIKLIQEFATNNRRSISDGGKRAIYILNDEDKCTIIGTYIKQLTDLKVLACNSDIFKEFAENFEKSHVLVGTAKVYAQLISESKLLSCHINLVIVDECHKSIEDSNLKFVLQTFLLCNNVPRIIGLAVPVFNLTQESGRLGLEIEKVETAFRCSVETANDILSVLRYSPKPREYVVEYDKGEKKDLYNMLESCVLHAIEFLRDHRYDPMEIYTEEFYEDIQKIPDPIQKPFEMMQDFLHILETLGPWCADRAALALLFLIEKLKIKTPYERHYLLLNMMASVFIKIRAICDNEFQRLSEKDRIYQYSTPKVHRLLQILKIYTPFYAKEINTLEKKANSDINSKNFVTKSDKDISFSKTQEKPAQLKRFGINWKFNDDNCRKTFKLQRYPCSSTDPDLLCGVIFVDKCFTAKVLFYLLSEICKHDEDLHFLSPLYTIERTNDGVSYSRDLEMEHRKQEEVLKRFRIHECNLLIATSILEEGIDIPKCNFVMRYDFPKNYQSYVQCKSRARAIDALHVLLVPQEASKDFIWQLAQYQYIEKTLLLKCSNKELTEEEENEADMYAAMIPHYKPLNADDAPKVTFNSAISLVNRYCAKLPSDTFTRLTPEWFIETINIHDTIMYICSLRLPINSPLKYVVTSYPMPNRAMARRMAALQMCIDLHRENEIDDNLLPIGKENFKAKPEDAEVPALPDESRTDFSEARPGTTKRRQYYYKKTAEALTDCRPIVGVPSYLYHINMILSCPLPEEQNTRGRRIYPPEESAIGFGILTLKEIPKLCPFPIYTRSGEVHVQLKLSKQTIILDEVQIERVDTFLNYTFTNVLRLQKYLMLFDPNASENSYIIVPVKIITTDEGSDISVDWNFLECIYQNRNAVPIKVPEEDRKNFKFDPSKYYDAVIMPWYRSQDQPQYFYVAEICTNLNPKSSFPGHDYGTFEEYYLKKYGIQIQNLEQSLLDVDHTSARLNFLTPRYVNRKGVALPTSSEETKRAKRENLEQKQILVAELCAIHPFPASLWRQAVCLPCILYRINALLLANQIRCQVAQMINLGQQVLNSDFEWPALDFGWSLAEVLKRSKEMDKAKQKIENAQDNLLSNNMISNKCENTSDQDINNKQNIICNEKQRELKSDDIKTDQVENKIADDEKDDKLEIGTWSNDMAWSNNVEINSMDYNTDNLKSFPLNVTVLPQDFGWNDIRYGSPTYESDFDESDDVYSDGFADTSDESEDESRGLKISYMGENVAEAVEDEKQISKQEINKKILDLLEIEKNFDNNFWMYPEKDEESLLAKHKEAHYEFAKKKERDIMMDGTFISYNSEIRIKRKNSSSCQVNKEQPDYNHKDYIETVVRKFTDEVLNKKAAKSTQIAKKINKPNEINYINGNLFSFDYQPELKNHPGPSPSLILQALTMSNANDGINLERLETIGDSFLKYAITTYLYCTYDNIHEGKLSHLRSKQVSNLNLYRLGRQKMLGESMIATKFEPHDNWLPPCYYVPKELEQALIESGVPSALWNQADIPTLQAINPTEITQLVRETEEKLVIMKSELDKNESRLSNNLDNLRCFIPYNLITQHSIPDKSIADCVEALIGAYLIACGPRGALLFMTWLGIHVLPIKEVCVISENEPEERVPGSTPYIKGTNEQGRTTWTQICYGKLEEPQNPLLRYIPDPENELRMMLDGYDELEKSIGYKFRDSSYLLQAFTHASYQPNRLTDCYQRLEFLGDAVLDYLITRHLYEDSRQHSPGALTDLRSALVNNTIFASLAVRCGFHKYFRHLSPGLSVVINRFVRIQEENGHSISEEYYLIGEEECEEAEDVEVPKALGDVFESLAGAIYLDSGMSLDAVWSVYYTIMKSEIEQFSTNVPKSPIRELLELEPETAKFGRPEKLADGRRVRVTVDVFGKGSFKGIGRNYRIAKCTAAKCALKKLKSKVQNHPRQRTI; this comes from the exons ATGGCATTTCCACTAAATGATCAGGTTTATACAAAATCTTTTACTCCCAGAGAATATCAG gTAGAACTTCTTTATGCGgcaaaagaaaagaacatAATTGCCTGTTTAGGAAAAAATTCTGAACAAACATTTCTTGctataaaattgattcaagAATTTGCTACCAATAACAGAAG atCAATAAGTGATGGTGGAAAAcgggcaatatatatattaaatgacgaagataaatgtacaataataggaacttatataaaacaattgacAGATCTGAAAGTATTAGCATGCAATTCTGATATATTTAAGGAATTtgctgaaaattttgaaaaatctcat GTATTAGTTGGAACAGCAAAAGTTTACGCACAATTAATATCAGAAAGCAAACTTTTATCATGTCATATAAATCTAGTCATAGTGGACGAGTGCCATAAATCTATCGAAGATAGCAATCTTAAGTTTGTCCTTCAAACTTTTCTATTGTGCAACAATGTTCCTAGAATAATCGGATTGGCGGTACCTGTGTTTAACTTGACACAAGAATCTGGAAGATTGGGCctagaaatagaaaaagtgGAAACTGCCTTTCGATGTAGTGTAGAAACCGCTAACGATATTCTTTCAGTACTACG TTATAGCCCAAAACCGAGAGAATACGTTGTGGAGTATGACaaaggagaaaagaaagacTTGTATAATATGCTTGAAAGTTGTGTTTTACATGCTATTGAATTTTTACGTGATCATCGATATGATCCAATGGAGATTTACACTGAGGaattttatgaagatattCAGAAAATTCCTGATCCTATACAAAAACCCTTTGAGATGATGCaagattttttgcatatattagaAACTCTTGGACCTTGGTGTGCAGATCGCGCTGCTCTggcattattattcttaatagaaaaattgaagattaaaaCTCCTTACGAGAGGCATTATCTGCTATTAAATATGATGGcatctgtttttataaaaattcg TGCCATCTGCGATAATGAATTTCAACGTTTATCGGAGAAAGATAGGATATATCAATATAGTACTCCAAAAGTTCATCGATTGTtacaaatcttaaaaatttatactccTTTTTATGCTAAGGAGATTAACACTTTAGAAAAAAAGGCAAACTCTG atattaattcaaagaattttgttacaaaaagtGACAAAGATATCTCTTTTTCGAAAACTCAGGAAAAACCAGCACAGTTGAAAAGATTTGGGATTAATTGGAAATTTAACGATGACAATTGcagaaaaacatttaaattgcaaCGTTATCCATGCAGTAGTACAGATCCTGATTTACTTTGTGGAGTAATTTTTGTGGATAAATGCTTTACagcaaaagttttattttatttactaagt gaaatatgtaaacatgacgaagatttgcattttttatcaccTCTTTATACAATCGAAAGAACTAACGACGGTGTTAGTTATTCGAGAGATTTAGAAATGGAGCATAGGAAGCAGGAGGAAGTTTTAAAGCGATTTAGAATTCATGAATGCAATTTATTGATTGCAACTTCAATTTTAGAAGAAg gtaTTGACATtccaaaatgtaattttgtgaTGCGATATGATTTCCCAAAGAATTATCAATCATATGTGCAGTGCAAAAGCAGAGCAAGAGCTATAGATGCTTTGCATGTACTATTGGTACCACAAGAAGCatctaaagattttatatggcAATTAgctcaatatcaatatatagaaAAG actttattattaaaatgttctaaTAAAGAGCTAACtgaagaggaagagaacgaGGCAGATATGTATGCTGCGATGATACCACATTATAAACCACTCAATGCAGATGATGCTCCCAAAGTGACTTTTAATTCTGCTATTTCGTTGGTTAATAG ATATTGTGCAAAGTTACCCAGTGATACTTTTACGAGATTAACACCAGAATGGTTTATTGAAACGATAAATATTCATGACACAATCATGTATATCTGCTCTCTACGACTTCCCATAAATTCACCACTGAAATATGTAGTTACA tcATATCCAATGCCAAATAGAGCAATGGCTAGACGCATGGCTGCTTTGCAAATGTGTATCGATCTACATCGAGAAAACGAGATAGACGATAATTTGTTACCTATtggaaaagagaattttaaagcCAAACCTGAAGATGCTGAAGTACCTGCTCTACCAGATGAAAGCAGGACTGACTTTTCAGAGGCTAGACCTGGGACGACAAAACGGAGacaatattactataaaaag ACAGCTGAAGCATTAACAGATTGTAGACCAATAGTTGGAGTACcatcttatttatatcatataaatatgatattaagtTGTCCTCTGCCTGAAGAACAAAATACACGAGGTAGACGCATTTATCCTCCCGAAGAATCGGCTATTGGATTTGGTATACTTACATTAAAGGAGATACCCAag TTGTGTCCATTTCCCATTTACACTAGGTCGGGTGAAGTTCATGTGCAATTAAAACTTAGTAAGCAGACTATAATTTTGGATGAAGTTCAGATAGAAAGAGTTGACACTTTCCTTAACTATACCTTTACAAACGTTTTGAGGTTACAGAAATATCTAATGCTCTTCGATCCAAATGCTTcagaaaattcatatataattgtaccAGTAAAAATAA TTACAACAGATGAAGGATCAGATATTAGTGTAGATTGGAATTTTCTAGAATGCATTTATCAGAATCGAAATGCGGTACCAATCAAAGTTCCAgaagaagatagaaaaaatttcaagtttgaTCCTTCTAAATATTACGATGCAGTAATAATGCCATGGTATAGAAGTCAAGATCAACCGCAg tACTTTTATGTAGCAGAAATATGCACAAACTTGAATCCAAAATCTTCTTTTCCCGGACATGATTATGGCacttttgaagaatattactTGAAGAAATATGGCATACAAATACAGAATTTAGAACAATCGTTGTTAGATGTGGATCATACATCAGCtagattaaactttttaactcCTAG atatgtaAATCGCAAAGGTGTTGCTTTGCCTACAAGTAGCGAAGAAACAAAGCGCgctaagagagaaaatttagaGCAGAAACAAATTCTCGTTGCTGAATTGTGCGCTATTCATCCTTTCCCAGCGTCTTTATGGAGACAAGCAGTTTGCTTACCttgcatattatatagaattaacgCTTTGCTGCTCGCTAATCAAATACGATGTCAAGTTGcacaaatgataaatttaggGCAACAAGTTTTGAATTCAG attttgAATGGCCGGCATTAGATTTTGGATGGAGCTTGGCAGAAGTATTGAAAAGATCAAAAGAAATGGACAAAGCAAAACAGAAGATTGAAAATGCACAAGATAATTTGCTGTCGAACAATATGATCTCTAACAAGTGTGAAAATACATCTgatcaagatataaataataaacagaacATAATTTGTAATGAGAAACAAAGAGAACTGAAATCCGATGATATAAAAACTGATCAAGTGGAAAATAAGATTGCTGATGATGAGAAGGATGACAAATTGGAGATTGGCACATGGTCAAACGACATGGCGTGGTCAAATAATGTGGAAATAAATTCTATGGATTATAATACAGATAATCTGAAATCGTTTCCTCTAAATGTGACGGTTTTACCGCAAGATTTTGGTTGGAATGATATTCGATATGGCTCACCGACATATGAATCTGATTTCGATGAATCAGACGACGTATATAGTGACGGCTTTGCCGATACGTCTGACGAAAGTGAAGACGAAAGTAGAGGGCTGAAGATTTCTTATATGGGAGAAAATGTTGCGGAAGCTGTGGAAgatgaaaaacaaatatctaaACAGGAGatcaataagaaaatattagatcTTTTAGAGATAGAGAAGaattttgacaataatttCTGGATGTATCCAGAAAAGGACGAAGAATCGTTACTTGCGAAACATAAGGAAGCGCATTACGAGTTTGCTAAGAAGAAAGAACGCGATATAATGATGGATGGTACTTTCATATCTTATAATTCTGAAATTAGAATTAAGAGGAAAAATTCATCAAGTTGCCAAGTTAATAAAGAACAACCCGATTATAAccataaagattatattgaaACTGTTGTAAGAAAATTTACTGATGAAGTATTAAACAAAAAGGCTGCTAAATCTACGCAAATagcaaaaaagattaataagccaaacgaaattaattatataaatggcaATCTCTTTAGTTTTGATTATCAAccagaattaaaaaatcatccgGGGCCAAGTCCTAGTTTAATTCTGCAAGCTTTAACTATGTCTAATGCAAACGATGGCATTAATCTAGAACGATTGGAGACGATCGGAGATTCATTTCTCAAATATGCTATAACTACATATTTGTATTGCACATATGATAATATTCACGAGGGAAAACTTAGCCATTTAAGATCGAAACAg gTTAGCAATTTGAATCTTTATAGACTTGGAAGGCAGAAAATGCTCGGCGAAAGTATGATAGCGACTAAGTTTGAACCGCATGATAATTGGCTGCCGCCGTGTTATTACGTTCCCAAAGAGCTCGAACAAGCATTGATAGAATCTGGTGTTCCTTCTGCTCTATGGAATCAAGCTGATATTCCCACCTTGCAAGCTATAAATCCTACCGAAATAACTCAACTCGTTAGAGAAACCGAGGAGAAACTTGTGATTATGAAAAGTGAATTGGATAAAAACGAAAGTAGACTGTCGaacaatttagataatttgCGATGCTTCATAccttacaatttaattacacaACACAGTATCCCGGATAAAAGTATCGCGGATTGTGTAGAAGCTTTGATAGGAGCATACTTAATTGCATGTGGACCCCGTGGAGCGCTTCTCTTCATGACTTGGTTAGGGATTCACGTTCTACCTATCAAAGAAGTTTGTGTAATAAGTGAAAATGAGCCGGAAGAAAGAGTACCTGGTAGTACACCATATATAAAGGGAACTAATGAACAGGGCAGAACTACTTGGACACAG atttgttATGGGAAGTTAGAAGAGCCACAAAATCCATTACTTCGATACATTCCTGATCCAGAGAATGAGTTACGTATGATGCTCGATGGATATGACGAATTGGAAAAAAGTATAGGATATAAATTTCGCGATAGCAGTTATCTTTTGCAAGCGTTTACGCACGCTTCTTATCAACCAAACAGATTAACAGATTGTTATCAACGTTTGGAATTTCTCGGTGATGCTGTGCTAG aTTATTTGATAACCAGACATTTATACGAGGATTCTCGACAGCATTCGCCGGGTGCTTTAACAGACTTAAGATCTGCTTTagttaataatacaatatttgctTCTCTAGCTGTGAGATGCGGTTTTCACAAGTACTTTCGTCATCTCTCTCCTGGTCTAAGCGTAGTGATAAATCGTTTTGTCCGAATTCAGGAAGAAAATGGACATTCCATTAGCGAAGAG TATTACTTGATCGGCGAGGAGGAATGTGAGGAAGCCGAAGATGTAGAAGTGCCGAAAGCACTGGGTGACGTTTTCGAATCATTAGCTGGTGCTATTTATTTGGATAGTGGAATGTCTCTTGATGCAGTATGGAGCGTTTATTATACGATAATGAAGTCAGAAATTG